In the genome of Segatella copri, one region contains:
- a CDS encoding bifunctional folylpolyglutamate synthase/dihydrofolate synthase: protein MNYQETTEYLFNSTPVFEKIGAKAYKPGLQTTHALDEHFAHPHRQYKTIHIAGTNGKGSCSHTIAAILQSQGYKVGLYTSPHLVDFRERIRVNGECVPEQYVIDFVEQNRSFFEPLHPSFFELTTAMALKYFAEQGVDYAVIEVGLGGRLDCTNIITPMLSIITNISFDHTQFLGNTLAEIAGEKAGIIKPHVPVVIGEYLEETRPVFEEKAKEMQAPILFAQDFSAQDTEMESHVEMELKGSYQECNRKTILAALNILRQNTTIGNAAIRKGFAKVCELTGLRGRWEKLNDAPLTICDTGHNLAGWNYLAPQIKSVKAETKHIVFGMVDDKDVTHVLQLLSQQLKNGVKYYWTQPSTKRAIPVAKLRDFALEYDLHGNAYHSVKEAYKAAKENARNNDFIFVGGSSYVVADLLS from the coding sequence ATGAATTATCAAGAGACAACAGAATACCTTTTTAACAGCACCCCAGTGTTCGAAAAGATTGGAGCCAAAGCATACAAGCCAGGCCTTCAAACCACCCATGCCCTGGACGAACACTTCGCACATCCCCATCGCCAATACAAGACCATCCATATTGCCGGAACCAATGGCAAGGGTTCCTGCTCTCATACCATCGCCGCCATCCTGCAGAGTCAGGGATACAAGGTAGGTCTCTACACCTCCCCTCATCTCGTAGATTTCAGAGAGCGCATCCGAGTTAACGGCGAATGCGTTCCGGAGCAGTATGTCATTGACTTCGTAGAGCAGAACCGAAGCTTCTTCGAACCCCTCCATCCATCCTTCTTCGAACTGACCACTGCCATGGCACTGAAGTACTTTGCCGAGCAGGGGGTAGATTACGCCGTAATCGAGGTAGGACTGGGCGGCAGACTCGACTGCACCAACATCATCACCCCAATGCTTTCCATCATCACCAACATCAGTTTCGACCACACCCAGTTTCTGGGCAACACGCTGGCAGAGATTGCCGGCGAGAAAGCAGGTATCATCAAGCCACACGTGCCAGTGGTTATCGGCGAATACCTGGAAGAAACCCGTCCTGTGTTCGAAGAGAAGGCGAAGGAGATGCAGGCTCCTATCCTCTTTGCGCAGGATTTCTCTGCGCAGGATACAGAGATGGAAAGCCATGTAGAGATGGAACTGAAGGGTTCCTACCAGGAATGCAACAGGAAAACCATCCTTGCAGCACTCAACATCCTCCGACAGAACACTACTATCGGCAACGCTGCCATCAGAAAAGGCTTCGCCAAGGTTTGTGAACTGACCGGACTCCGCGGCAGATGGGAGAAGCTCAATGATGCACCTCTCACCATCTGCGATACGGGGCATAATCTGGCTGGCTGGAACTATCTGGCTCCACAAATCAAGAGTGTGAAGGCAGAGACCAAGCACATCGTCTTCGGCATGGTTGACGACAAGGATGTGACACACGTTTTGCAACTTTTGAGTCAACAGCTCAAAAACGGGGTAAAATACTACTGGACGCAGCCTTCTACCAAAAGAGCCATCCCTGTGGCGAAACTGAGAGATTTCGCATTGGAGTATGACTTGCACGGAAATGCATATCATTCTGTAAAAGAAGCATATAAAGCAGCAAAAGAAAATGCGAGAAATAACGATTTCATCTTCGTTGGCGGTTCAAGTTACGTAGTGGCAGATTTGCTCTCCTGA
- a CDS encoding nucleotide exchange factor GrpE — MSQEKNIKVEDGNAQEQVLNENAEQNATQNENNAEANAEEQEAGTDNESAKADNKAENADNKAENAEVDPLTKAQQEVEELKKTLLYKTAEFENYRKRTMKEKADLILNGGEKTISAILPVLDDFERALADKSEDPKAIKEGVQMIFNKFVKTLEGLGVKKIETADKDFDVDFHEAIAMVPGMGDDKKGKVIDCVQTGYTLNDKVIRHAKVAVGQ; from the coding sequence ATGTCACAAGAAAAGAATATAAAAGTTGAAGACGGTAACGCTCAGGAGCAGGTTCTTAACGAGAACGCTGAGCAGAACGCTACTCAAAACGAGAATAATGCCGAGGCAAATGCCGAAGAGCAGGAAGCTGGAACTGACAATGAGTCGGCTAAGGCTGACAACAAGGCAGAGAACGCTGACAACAAGGCAGAGAACGCTGAGGTTGACCCATTGACCAAGGCTCAGCAGGAAGTGGAAGAACTCAAGAAGACGCTGCTCTACAAGACTGCAGAATTTGAGAACTACCGCAAGCGCACCATGAAGGAGAAGGCAGACCTTATCCTCAACGGCGGCGAGAAGACCATTTCTGCCATCCTCCCTGTTCTCGACGACTTTGAGCGTGCACTCGCCGACAAGAGCGAGGACCCTAAGGCCATCAAGGAAGGCGTACAGATGATTTTCAATAAGTTCGTAAAGACACTTGAGGGTCTTGGCGTGAAGAAGATTGAAACTGCCGACAAGGATTTCGATGTGGATTTCCACGAGGCCATCGCCATGGTACCAGGAATGGGCGACGACAAGAAGGGCAAGGTAATCGACTGTGTACAGACTGGTTACACCCTCAACGATAAAGTGATCCGTCACGCCAAGGTTGCCGTAGGTCAGTAA
- a CDS encoding RluA family pseudouridine synthase: MKQQNNKGNFSKHSNNAYGYGNPNEYDHYKVEKPAQLLEWLMENVKGPSKTKVKQTLQGRGIKVDGKTITQFDYALKPGMKVSVSKTKKNQEVFKSRYIKIVYEDRYIIVVEKNVGILSMAAGHSTLNVKTVLDDYFHKTRQNCQAHVVHRLDRDTSGLMIYAKDKQTELALEDDWHHNVYDRRYVALVSGEMEEDEGTVANWLKDNKAYITYASDTDNGGKYAVTHFHTLQRTTEHSLVEYKLETGRKNQIRVHTADMGHPVCGDIKYGNGDDPCGRLCLHAYVLCFYHPVTHQPMEFETPIPNEFVRAMKEDSKPFDERGKKSFDERGKKPFNANRKPFRKEGRNG, encoded by the coding sequence ATGAAACAACAGAATAATAAAGGAAATTTCAGTAAGCACAGCAACAATGCTTACGGCTATGGCAACCCCAACGAATACGACCACTACAAGGTGGAGAAACCAGCACAGCTGTTGGAGTGGCTGATGGAGAACGTGAAGGGTCCTAGCAAGACCAAGGTGAAGCAAACCTTGCAGGGTAGGGGTATCAAGGTGGATGGAAAGACCATCACCCAGTTTGACTACGCCCTGAAACCGGGCATGAAGGTGAGCGTAAGCAAGACCAAGAAGAACCAGGAGGTCTTCAAGAGCAGATACATCAAGATTGTTTACGAAGACCGCTACATCATCGTAGTTGAGAAGAACGTGGGTATCCTCAGCATGGCTGCCGGTCATTCTACGCTCAACGTGAAGACCGTATTGGATGATTACTTCCACAAGACCCGCCAGAACTGTCAGGCTCACGTGGTTCACCGACTCGACCGCGACACCTCGGGTCTGATGATCTACGCCAAGGATAAGCAGACCGAGCTTGCCCTGGAGGATGACTGGCATCATAACGTTTACGACCGCCGATATGTGGCCCTGGTTTCCGGAGAGATGGAGGAAGATGAGGGAACCGTAGCCAACTGGCTGAAGGATAACAAGGCTTATATCACTTATGCCAGCGATACGGACAATGGCGGCAAGTACGCCGTTACCCATTTCCATACCCTGCAGCGCACCACCGAGCATTCTCTGGTGGAATATAAGCTGGAGACGGGTAGAAAGAACCAGATTCGTGTGCATACTGCTGATATGGGACACCCGGTTTGTGGTGACATTAAGTATGGTAATGGCGATGATCCATGCGGTCGTCTTTGCCTGCATGCTTATGTGCTCTGCTTCTACCATCCGGTAACCCATCAGCCGATGGAGTTCGAAACACCGATTCCTAACGAGTTCGTCAGAGCGATGAAGGAAGACAGCAAGCCTTTCGACGAAAGAGGAAAAAAGTCATTTGATGAAAGAGGAAAGAAGCCTTTTAATGCAAATCGCAAGCCATTCAGAAAGGAGGGGCGCAATGGATAA
- the dnaJ gene encoding molecular chaperone DnaJ, whose translation MAKRDYYEVLGVDKQASEDEIKKAYRKIAIKYHPDRNPGDKEAEEKFKEAAEAYEVLHDPQKRQQYDQFGFNGPQGGFGGGFGGGASMDMNDIFSMFGDIFGGHGGFSGFGGGFGGGGAQPQQYQGRDLRVQAKLTLQEAFTGCTKKFKIRKDVTCTACHGSGCEAGSQPETCPTCHGTGYTVRTVRSMFGTMQTQAACPTCGGEGHVIKNKCKACGGEGIVAGEEVVEVNIPAGVDDGMVVTVPGKGGAGKHNGVNGDLQVIVRVEKSEQFERQDKDLYYNLVLDFSTAVLGGEIEIPTLEGKTTIKIEPGTQPGKQLRLRGKGMPAIKGYGYGRGDIIVNITVYIPKTLNKEEKELVKKFKECENFKADNADKKSIFDSIKNLFK comes from the coding sequence ATGGCTAAGAGAGACTATTATGAGGTGCTTGGCGTAGATAAGCAGGCATCAGAAGACGAAATCAAGAAGGCTTACCGCAAGATAGCCATCAAGTATCACCCTGACCGCAACCCTGGCGACAAGGAGGCGGAAGAAAAGTTCAAGGAAGCTGCCGAGGCTTACGAGGTTCTGCACGACCCTCAGAAGCGTCAGCAGTACGACCAGTTTGGATTCAACGGTCCTCAGGGCGGATTCGGCGGCGGATTCGGTGGTGGAGCCAGCATGGACATGAATGACATCTTCTCTATGTTTGGCGACATCTTCGGCGGACACGGGGGATTCAGCGGATTCGGCGGTGGCTTTGGAGGCGGTGGCGCTCAGCCACAGCAGTATCAGGGAAGAGACCTGCGCGTTCAGGCTAAGCTCACCCTGCAGGAAGCCTTCACAGGATGCACCAAGAAGTTTAAGATTCGCAAGGACGTGACCTGTACGGCTTGTCACGGTTCGGGCTGCGAGGCTGGTTCTCAGCCAGAAACCTGTCCTACCTGTCACGGCACGGGTTACACCGTACGCACGGTTCGCTCTATGTTCGGAACCATGCAGACCCAGGCTGCCTGCCCTACTTGCGGCGGCGAAGGCCATGTAATCAAGAACAAGTGTAAGGCTTGCGGCGGCGAGGGTATCGTTGCCGGCGAGGAAGTGGTAGAGGTAAACATCCCGGCAGGTGTTGACGACGGAATGGTTGTCACGGTTCCTGGCAAGGGTGGTGCCGGCAAGCACAATGGCGTGAACGGCGACCTGCAGGTGATTGTACGCGTGGAAAAGAGCGAGCAGTTTGAACGCCAGGACAAGGATCTCTATTACAATCTCGTGCTCGACTTCTCGACAGCCGTTCTTGGCGGCGAGATAGAGATTCCAACACTCGAAGGCAAGACCACCATCAAAATAGAACCGGGAACTCAGCCAGGCAAGCAGCTTCGTCTTCGCGGCAAGGGAATGCCGGCCATCAAGGGATATGGTTACGGAAGAGGCGACATCATCGTCAACATCACCGTCTACATTCCTAAGACTCTGAACAAGGAGGAGAAGGAACTGGTGAAGAAGTTCAAGGAATGCGAGAACTTCAAGGCTGATAATGCTGACAAGAAGTCAATCTTCGACAGCATCAAGAACCTGTTCAAGTAA
- a CDS encoding ABC-F family ATP-binding cassette domain-containing protein translates to MITVTNLAIQFGKRVLYKDVNLKFTHGNIYGVIGANGAGKSTLLRAISGDLEPNKGTVEMGPGERLSVLEQDHFKYDEFRVMDTVLMGHQPLWENMKERERLYAKPEMTEEDGNLAAELELKFAEMNGWEAESNAAQLLQNLGVKEELHDKLVGELSNTEKVRVMLAKALFGNPDNLLLDEPTNDLDLDTVEWLEEYLSNIEQTVLVVSHDRHFLDAVSTQTVDIDFGKVTMFAGNYSFWYESSQLALRQAQNQKMKAEEKKKQLEEFIRRFSANVAKSKQTTSRKKMLEKLNVEEIRPSSRKYPGIIFQMDREPGNQILEVEGLKACDEDGTVLFDNVNFNIEKGEKVVFLSHNPKAMTALFEIINGNRKADVGEYKWGVTITTAYLPLDNTEFFQSDMNLVDWLSQYGPGNEVAMKGYLGRMLFSGEEVLKKVNVLSGGEKMRCMIARMQLQNANCLILDTPTNHLDLESIQAFNNNLVAFRGNILFASHDHEFINTVANRIIELTPSGTIDKLMSYDEYIYDEAIKEQKAKMYGVQQ, encoded by the coding sequence ATGATTACAGTAACAAATCTTGCAATTCAATTCGGTAAGCGAGTGCTTTACAAAGATGTAAACCTCAAGTTCACTCATGGTAATATTTACGGTGTAATCGGTGCCAACGGTGCCGGTAAGTCTACCCTGCTCCGCGCCATCAGCGGCGACTTGGAGCCAAACAAGGGAACTGTGGAGATGGGACCAGGCGAGCGCCTTTCCGTTTTGGAGCAGGACCACTTTAAGTATGACGAGTTCCGCGTGATGGACACCGTACTGATGGGCCATCAGCCATTGTGGGAAAACATGAAGGAGCGCGAGCGCCTCTACGCTAAGCCAGAAATGACAGAGGAAGATGGTAACCTGGCTGCTGAGCTGGAGCTCAAGTTCGCTGAGATGAATGGTTGGGAGGCTGAAAGCAACGCTGCCCAGCTGCTCCAGAACCTTGGCGTAAAAGAGGAACTCCACGATAAGCTCGTAGGTGAACTTTCTAACACAGAGAAGGTGCGCGTGATGCTGGCGAAGGCTCTCTTCGGTAACCCAGACAACCTCCTCCTCGATGAGCCTACCAACGACCTCGACCTCGACACCGTAGAGTGGTTGGAGGAATACCTCAGCAACATCGAGCAGACTGTTCTCGTGGTTTCTCACGACCGTCACTTCCTCGATGCTGTCAGTACACAGACCGTGGATATCGACTTCGGTAAGGTAACCATGTTCGCCGGTAACTACTCTTTCTGGTACGAGAGTTCTCAGTTGGCTCTCCGCCAGGCTCAGAACCAGAAGATGAAGGCTGAGGAGAAGAAGAAGCAGTTGGAGGAGTTCATCCGCCGATTCTCTGCCAATGTGGCTAAGAGTAAGCAGACCACATCCCGCAAGAAGATGTTGGAGAAGCTGAATGTTGAGGAAATCCGCCCATCTAGCCGTAAGTACCCAGGTATCATCTTCCAGATGGACCGTGAACCAGGCAACCAGATTCTGGAGGTTGAGGGCTTGAAGGCTTGCGATGAAGACGGAACAGTGCTCTTCGACAATGTAAACTTCAACATCGAGAAGGGCGAGAAGGTGGTATTCCTCTCTCATAACCCTAAGGCGATGACTGCGCTCTTCGAGATCATCAACGGCAACCGTAAGGCTGACGTAGGTGAATACAAGTGGGGTGTAACCATCACCACTGCCTACCTCCCACTCGACAACACCGAGTTCTTCCAGAGCGACATGAACCTGGTAGATTGGCTGAGCCAGTATGGTCCAGGCAACGAGGTAGCGATGAAGGGCTACCTGGGAAGAATGCTCTTCAGCGGCGAGGAAGTGTTGAAGAAGGTGAACGTGCTCTCAGGAGGTGAGAAGATGAGATGTATGATTGCCCGCATGCAGTTGCAGAACGCCAACTGTCTGATTCTCGATACTCCTACCAACCACCTGGACTTGGAGAGTATCCAGGCATTCAACAACAACCTGGTGGCTTTCAGAGGCAACATCCTCTTCGCCAGCCATGACCACGAGTTCATCAACACCGTGGCAAACCGCATCATTGAGCTCACTCCATCTGGAACCATCGACAAGCTCATGTCTTACGACGAGTATATCTACGATGAGGCCATCAAGGAGCAGAAGGCAAAGATGTATGGTGTGCAGCAGTAA
- a CDS encoding MFS transporter: protein MEQKIGNNNGRIIAIITMCFIFAMISFVTNMGAPFGNIWGFKYSWAAMMGNFMNFAAYLFMGIPAGKMIENKGYKKTALIALAVGTIGLMIQYLSSIFGDDIPVFTLSSGAVCLNLIIYLLGAFICGFCVCMLNTVVNPMLNLLGGGGNRGNQLIQIGGTLNSLSGTLTPLLAGVLVGTVTANTSMSDVAPLLFIGMAVFIAAFFIIWFVAIPEPNIKKENVQYDHSPWSFRHCVLGVIGIFFYVGVEIGIPAQLIFYISSMDFTGAASVGGAFAAVYWLLMMCGRFLSSFISGAISTKTQMTVVSSVAILLLLTAIFLPETNTLNFALAGDSEIANLLKLDDHGTGVVAFTIPTKCVLIAVCGLCTSIMWGGIFNLAVEGLGKYTAQASGIFMMMVVGGGVMPLIQDAVAKAAGPIASYWVIIAMIAYILFYALAGCKNVNKDIPVE, encoded by the coding sequence ATGGAACAAAAAATTGGAAACAACAACGGTCGCATCATTGCAATCATTACGATGTGTTTTATCTTTGCAATGATTTCGTTTGTAACTAACATGGGAGCACCTTTTGGCAACATCTGGGGCTTTAAGTACTCTTGGGCAGCCATGATGGGTAACTTCATGAACTTTGCCGCTTACCTCTTCATGGGTATTCCTGCCGGCAAGATGATTGAAAACAAGGGTTACAAGAAAACTGCATTGATCGCACTTGCTGTCGGTACAATCGGTTTGATGATCCAGTACTTATCAAGCATCTTCGGTGACGACATTCCTGTCTTCACACTCAGTTCAGGCGCAGTTTGCCTCAACTTGATTATCTATCTGTTGGGTGCTTTCATCTGCGGTTTCTGCGTATGTATGCTTAACACAGTGGTAAACCCAATGTTGAACTTGCTTGGTGGCGGTGGTAACCGTGGTAACCAGCTCATTCAGATTGGTGGTACATTGAACTCTTTGAGCGGTACTCTTACTCCATTGTTGGCAGGTGTGCTCGTAGGTACAGTTACAGCCAACACAAGTATGAGCGACGTTGCTCCTCTCCTCTTCATCGGTATGGCTGTGTTCATCGCAGCTTTCTTCATCATCTGGTTCGTTGCTATTCCTGAGCCAAACATCAAGAAGGAGAATGTTCAGTACGACCACAGCCCTTGGTCTTTCCGCCACTGCGTACTCGGTGTCATCGGTATCTTCTTCTATGTAGGTGTTGAGATTGGTATTCCTGCTCAGCTCATCTTCTACATCAGTAGCATGGACTTTACAGGTGCTGCTTCTGTAGGTGGTGCTTTCGCTGCAGTTTACTGGTTACTCATGATGTGCGGCCGATTCCTCAGCTCATTCATCAGCGGTGCCATTTCTACCAAGACTCAGATGACAGTGGTTTCTTCTGTAGCAATTCTCCTGTTGCTCACAGCTATCTTCTTGCCAGAGACCAACACTCTGAACTTTGCCTTGGCAGGTGACTCGGAGATTGCTAATCTCCTCAAGCTCGACGACCATGGTACTGGCGTTGTTGCATTTACCATCCCTACCAAGTGTGTGCTCATCGCAGTCTGCGGTTTGTGTACTTCTATCATGTGGGGTGGAATCTTCAACCTCGCTGTTGAGGGTCTTGGCAAATACACTGCTCAGGCATCAGGTATCTTCATGATGATGGTAGTTGGTGGTGGTGTAATGCCTCTTATTCAGGATGCAGTTGCTAAGGCTGCTGGTCCTATCGCATCTTACTGGGTAATCATCGCCATGATTGCCTACATTCTCTTCTACGCACTCGCAGGTTGCAAGAACGTAAACAAGGACATCCCAGTAGAGTAA
- the galK gene encoding galactokinase gives MDIEKVRSRFIKHFDGKTGNIYMSPGRINLIGEHTDYNGGFVFPGAVDKGIMAEIRPNGTDTVMLYSIDLKDRVEFKVNDPEGPRASWARYIYGICQEMKALGVDVKGFNAAFYGDVPLGAGMSSSAALESCFAFALNDLFGDNKVSKWDLVLAGQATEHKYVGVNCGIMDQFASVFGKEGKLMRLDCNSREFEYFPFDPQGYKLCLVNSKVKHELAGSPYNDRRNSCENVVKHIAAKHPEAKFETLRDCTWEQLEEVRTEVGEEDYSRAHFVLGEKDRVLAVCDALVKGDYETVGQKMYETHHGLSKEYEVSCEELDFLNDVAKENGVTGSRIMGGGFGGCTINLVKDDIYDKFVEDVTAKFTAKYGHAPEIYPVVISEGSHKVC, from the coding sequence ATGGATATTGAAAAAGTAAGAAGCCGCTTTATCAAGCACTTTGATGGTAAAACAGGTAACATCTATATGTCACCAGGTCGTATTAACCTGATTGGCGAGCACACTGACTATAATGGTGGATTCGTATTCCCAGGTGCAGTTGACAAGGGCATTATGGCTGAGATTCGTCCTAACGGAACAGATACAGTTATGCTCTACTCTATCGACTTGAAGGACCGCGTTGAGTTCAAGGTAAATGACCCAGAGGGTCCTCGCGCTTCATGGGCACGCTACATCTATGGTATCTGCCAGGAAATGAAGGCTTTGGGCGTTGACGTTAAAGGTTTCAATGCAGCATTCTATGGTGATGTGCCTCTCGGTGCAGGTATGTCTTCTTCTGCTGCTCTTGAAAGCTGCTTCGCTTTCGCTCTGAACGACCTCTTCGGTGACAACAAAGTTTCTAAGTGGGATCTCGTTCTCGCTGGTCAGGCTACTGAGCACAAGTACGTAGGTGTAAACTGCGGTATTATGGACCAGTTTGCTTCTGTATTCGGTAAGGAAGGCAAGCTGATGCGTCTCGACTGCAACAGCCGTGAGTTTGAGTACTTCCCATTCGACCCACAGGGTTACAAGCTTTGCTTGGTAAACTCTAAGGTTAAGCACGAGTTGGCAGGTTCTCCATACAACGACCGTCGTAACTCATGCGAGAATGTGGTTAAGCACATTGCTGCCAAGCACCCAGAGGCTAAGTTCGAGACTCTCCGCGATTGCACATGGGAGCAGCTGGAGGAAGTTCGCACTGAGGTTGGCGAAGAGGATTACAGCCGCGCTCACTTCGTATTGGGCGAGAAGGACCGCGTATTGGCAGTCTGCGATGCCCTTGTGAAGGGCGACTACGAGACAGTAGGTCAGAAGATGTACGAGACTCACCATGGTTTGAGCAAGGAATATGAGGTAAGCTGCGAGGAACTCGACTTCTTGAACGATGTTGCCAAGGAGAACGGTGTTACTGGTAGCCGTATCATGGGTGGTGGCTTCGGTGGCTGCACCATCAACTTGGTAAAGGACGACATCTACGACAAGTTTGTTGAGGATGTTACCGCTAAGTTCACAGCTAAGTATGGTCACGCTCCTGAGATTTACCCAGTGGTTATCTCTGAGGGTTCTCACAAGGTTTGCTAA
- a CDS encoding sulfate transporter: MDNFLYYAFALAALVIGIVVLKKVATCMIKMVVGSIMVLVLLAIYWLYIS, translated from the coding sequence ATGGATAATTTCCTTTATTATGCTTTTGCATTGGCGGCTCTGGTGATTGGAATCGTTGTCTTGAAGAAGGTTGCCACCTGCATGATCAAGATGGTGGTAGGCTCCATTATGGTTTTGGTGCTCCTGGCCATTTATTGGCTTTACATTTCATGA
- a CDS encoding aldose epimerase family protein produces MNTEPVNKCGLKREDFQTTVNGKKTDLFVLRNKQGNEIAVTNYGGAVVAIMMPDKDGNYANLIQGHDNIQDVINSPEPFLSVLIGRYGNRIKEGKFTLHGKEYQLACNDGKNHLHGGPTGFHAHVWDATRMSDNAVVLKYTSPYGEEGFSGELTVWVAYTLTDDNEFVIKYQATTNKMTICNLTHHAFFSIQGIANPTPTIDNIICQVNADYYLPIDEESIPTGEILKVEGTPFDFRTPKPIGQDINADNEQIKNGSGYDHNYVLNKKEEGEMSFAARIKDPVSCRTMEVYTTEPGLQMYTGNFLAGIKGQHGATFPRRSAVCFEAQKFPDTPNHPYFPSCRLNPGETYTQKTIYKFGVEK; encoded by the coding sequence ATGAATACAGAACCAGTTAACAAGTGTGGTTTGAAAAGAGAAGATTTTCAGACCACAGTGAACGGAAAGAAGACTGATCTCTTCGTGTTGAGAAACAAGCAGGGCAACGAGATTGCTGTGACTAACTACGGTGGTGCTGTTGTTGCAATTATGATGCCTGACAAGGACGGCAACTACGCCAACCTCATTCAGGGTCACGACAACATCCAGGATGTCATCAACTCGCCTGAACCTTTCTTGAGCGTCCTCATCGGTCGTTACGGTAACCGCATCAAGGAGGGTAAGTTTACCCTTCATGGCAAGGAATATCAGTTGGCATGCAACGATGGCAAGAACCACTTGCATGGAGGTCCTACTGGATTCCACGCACACGTTTGGGATGCAACTCGCATGAGCGACAATGCCGTAGTATTGAAGTACACCAGCCCATACGGCGAGGAAGGATTCTCTGGAGAGCTTACAGTTTGGGTAGCTTACACCTTAACTGACGACAACGAATTCGTCATCAAGTATCAGGCTACAACCAACAAGATGACCATCTGCAACCTGACCCACCACGCATTCTTCTCTATCCAGGGAATTGCTAACCCAACTCCAACCATCGACAACATCATCTGTCAGGTTAACGCAGACTACTATCTGCCTATAGATGAGGAGTCTATCCCAACAGGTGAAATCCTGAAGGTAGAGGGTACACCATTCGATTTCCGCACTCCAAAGCCAATCGGTCAGGACATCAACGCGGACAACGAGCAGATTAAGAATGGTTCGGGTTACGACCACAACTATGTATTGAATAAGAAGGAAGAAGGCGAGATGAGCTTTGCTGCTCGCATCAAAGATCCAGTTAGCTGTCGTACCATGGAGGTTTACACCACAGAGCCAGGTCTGCAGATGTACACAGGTAACTTCCTGGCAGGCATCAAGGGTCAGCATGGTGCAACCTTCCCACGCCGCAGCGCAGTATGCTTCGAGGCACAGAAGTTCCCAGATACACCTAACCATCCTTACTTCCCAAGTTGCCGATTGAATCCAGGTGAGACATACACCCAGAAAACAATCTATAAGTTTGGCGTAGAGAAATAA
- a CDS encoding aldose epimerase family protein yields the protein MSNAKNLFMGVGFAAIATLSACSSSSNASLTQSGLNPADFDSTVLGKKTELVTLKNASGMEVCLTNYGGRVVSISVPDKDGKPTDVVLGYDNIHQYADTLNSPSDYGSSVGRYANRIKDSKLTIAGKTYNLKPNDNGNCLHGGGATGWLNQVYDITEKNDSSVTFTIQAKDGENGFPGNVTATAKYTVKSDNTLDIEFGATTDKETVVNMTNHSYFNLNGDPSKEGFDQVMYINADKFTPADSLYIPTGEIKSVEGTPMDFRTPTEIGKKVDYSFDQIKNATGYDHNWCLNTYKDGKGDDKTVCASLYSPKSGILLEVFTNEPGIQVYTGNFQGTGIACKHGIKYPKHVSVCFESQKYPDSPTKIAQGVKGWTDATLKPGEKYYSHLAYKFSVKK from the coding sequence ATGAGTAACGCAAAGAACCTCTTTATGGGAGTTGGTTTCGCGGCAATCGCTACCCTCTCAGCTTGTTCTTCAAGCAGCAATGCTAGTCTTACACAGTCAGGCTTGAATCCAGCAGACTTCGATTCTACTGTTTTGGGCAAGAAGACTGAGTTAGTAACCCTCAAGAATGCCAGTGGCATGGAAGTGTGCCTCACCAACTATGGTGGCCGTGTAGTTTCCATATCAGTTCCTGACAAGGATGGCAAACCTACAGATGTAGTATTGGGTTATGATAACATCCATCAGTATGCAGATACGCTCAACTCTCCATCTGATTACGGATCTTCAGTAGGTCGTTACGCCAACCGTATCAAGGATTCAAAGTTGACTATTGCTGGCAAGACTTACAATCTGAAGCCAAACGATAATGGCAACTGCCTCCATGGCGGTGGTGCTACCGGTTGGTTGAATCAGGTTTATGATATTACAGAGAAGAATGATTCTTCTGTAACCTTCACTATCCAGGCAAAGGATGGCGAGAATGGTTTCCCTGGTAATGTGACAGCTACTGCTAAATATACAGTGAAGAGTGATAATACACTCGATATCGAATTTGGTGCAACAACAGATAAGGAAACTGTTGTCAACATGACCAACCATAGCTACTTCAATCTTAATGGCGATCCTTCTAAGGAAGGTTTCGACCAGGTGATGTACATCAATGCAGATAAGTTCACACCAGCTGATAGCCTGTACATTCCAACAGGTGAAATCAAGAGCGTAGAGGGAACTCCAATGGATTTCCGCACTCCTACAGAGATTGGCAAGAAGGTGGATTACAGCTTCGACCAGATCAAGAACGCTACTGGTTACGACCACAACTGGTGTCTGAATACATATAAGGATGGCAAGGGCGATGACAAGACAGTATGCGCTAGCCTCTATTCTCCAAAGAGCGGCATCCTGCTCGAGGTATTCACCAACGAGCCAGGTATTCAGGTTTACACTGGTAACTTCCAGGGCACAGGCATTGCCTGCAAGCATGGCATCAAGTATCCAAAGCACGTAAGCGTATGCTTCGAGAGCCAGAAGTATCCTGATTCTCCAACCAAGATTGCCCAGGGCGTAAAGGGCTGGACAGATGCAACTTTGAAGCCTGGAGAGAAGTATTACTCTCACCTCGCTTACAAGTTTAGCGTTAAGAAGTAA